DNA from Leucobacter aridicollis:
ATCCTCATCGGCGTCGTCATCGACCGGGCGATTGCGCCGGGCAACCTCTCGGCGCTGCTGCTCTGGCTCGGCGTGCTCGGCGCCGTGTTCCTCGTGCTGTCGCTGAGCTACCAGCGCTCGGTCCTCGCGATGGTGAGCGTCTTTGGCTACGGGGAGCACGACCTTAGGCTGCTCGCCGCCAGGCGGGCGCTCCACCCGCGCGGCCTGCGCACGGCGCGCCATCCCGGCGAGCTGCTGTCGATCGCCACGAGCGACACGGGGCGCGTCGCGGGCATCGCCTGGAGCATCGCGCAGCAGGCGGCGACGCTCATGGCTGTCGCCGCCGCGACGATCGCGCTGCTCGTGATCTCGGTCCCGCTCGGGATCGGCGTGGCCGTCGGCGCGGTCGCCGTGCTGTTCGTGATGCAGTGGCTCGCCCGACCGCTCGAACGGGCCGGCGCGACCGAGCAGCAGGCCGTCGCGTCGGCGAGTGAGGTCGCAACCGACGCGCTCGCCGGGCTCCGCGTGCTGCACGGCCTCGGCGCGCAGGCGGAGATGGTGCGCAAGTACCGGGGCGCGAGCGTCGCCTCGCGCGACGCCGGCATCGCTGCCGCGCGCCTCCTCGTCACCTACCAGGCCGTCAGCACGACAGTGTCGGTGCTGTACCTTGCGGGGCTCGCGCTCGCCGCCGGCTGGCTCGCCGTCCGCGGCGAGATCACCCCGGGGCAGCTCGTGACCGTCGTCGGTCTCGCGCAGTTTCTCCAGGGATCGCTCGCCCACGTCGGCACCTTCGGCGCAAATTGGGCCCACAAGCGCGCCTCCGCCCGCCGCCTGCGTGCGCTGCTCGAGGAGGACTACGCCCTGGGGGCCGGGACCGTTGGCGCCGTCGAGGCGCTCGACACCGCGGCCGCCGCCGGCGCGCTGCTCGAATGGGACGCGCCCAGCGGCGAGACCCTGCGCGTGAACGTCGACGACGGCCTCGTCGGCGTCCGGGTGCGCACCGCCGCCGAGGCGCGCACCGCCGCCGCGACGCTCGGCTTCCGGCGCGACCCCGCGCCGGGCGAGCTCAGGCTCGGCGGCCTGTGCGCCTGCGACCTCGGACCCGAGTGCGTGGCGCGGCGGATCGTCGCGCCACCGCACGACGCTGCCCTGTTCACCGGGTCGCTGCGCGCGAACGTCGCACGGGACGGCTGTCTCCTGCAGCGCCCGATCAACGCCGCGGCCCTCGCGGACGTCGTCGACCACTTGGGCGATGCTGACGAGGAGATCGGCGCCGGCGGCAGGCGGCTCTCGGGCGGCCAGCGGCAGCGGGTGCTGCTCGCGCGGGCGCTGCACACGCCGGGGGACGTCGTCGTGCTCGACGAGCCGACGAGTGCGCTCGATCCCCTCACGGAGCAGCGCGTGGCCGAGTCGCTCGCACGCCTCGGCAGGCCGGTCGTCGTCGTGACGGCGAGCCGGACGCTGCTCGCCGCGTGCTCGCGCGTCGTGGACGGCCGCTGCCGCGAGCCCGAGCGCACGTGTTGCACCGCAGCGGGCACTGGCAGCGCGGGCGCCGCCTGCTGCGCGCTCGGGGCGCGCTGATGGGCGCGAAGAACCTCGGTCGCGCGGACGAGCCGGCGGGCGGGGGATCGGCCGTGGGGGCCGGCGTCTCCGGCCTGCTGCCGACGTCGTCCGCGGCCGCGGCCGCGAAGCTCGGCCTGCGACTCCTCTGGCGCCAGCGCTGGCTGCTGCTCGCGACAGTCACGCTGCTGCTCCTCGGGACGGCGGCGATGCTGCTCGTGCCGCCGCTCCTGGGCGCGGTCGTCGACGCGGTCATCGCGGGGGAACCGTTCACGCGCGTGCTGTGGCTTGGCGTCGCGATCGCGGGCGCCGGCGTCACCGCCGCCGCGCTCGAGGGGATCGGCGGCGTGCTGCTCGTGCGCTGCCTCCAGCACGCGCTCGCGGCGCTCCGCGAGGACGTGTTCGACGCGGCCCTGAACCTGCCGTTACGCCGCGTGGAGGCCGCCGGAGACGCCGACGTCATCTCGCGCGTGACGAACGACGTCGAGGCCGTGACGGAGGCGATCGCCGGGGTGATCCCGCTCTGCGCGCGTGCCGTCTTCACGATCGTGCTCACGCTCGTCGGCATGGCAGCGCTCGACCCCTGGCTCGCGCTCGCCGCGCTCGTCGCGGTGCCGATCCAGATCGCCAGTACGCGTGCGTTCATGCGGCGATCTCGGCCGCTGTACGCGAGGCTCCGCCGCGAGGAGGCGGAGCGCGGGCGCGCGTTCGTGGAGGCCGTCGCCGGCGCGGAGACCGTGCGCGCGTACGGGACCGCCGAGGAACACCTCACGGCAATCGCGCGCGCGAGCGACACCGCCGTGCGCACCCACCGCGAGACCGGCAAGGCGCGAAACATCTTCATCGGCGGCCTCAACGGCGCAGAGTTCGTCGGCCTCGCGGCGGTGCTTGCCGTCGGGTTCGTGCGGGCGACCGCGGCCGGGCTCTCCGTTGGCGCCGTCACCGCGGGGGCGCTCTACTTCCACAGGCTCTTCAACCCGATCGGCGACCTGCTCGGGAGCATGGACGACCTGCAGCGCGCCCTCGCCGGGCTGCAGCGCCTCACCGGGGTGGTGATCGCCGGCGCGGAAGCGCGAGCGGACACCTTTGCGGGTGCAGGCAGCTCGGAGATCGCCGACGGTGCGGTCGAGGTGCTCGGCGTGAGCTTCCGCTACGGAGCGCAGACCCGCCGCGCCGCGCTCCAGGGGGTCGACCTGTCCATCCCAGCCGGCGCCACCGTCGCGCTCATCGGCACCTCCGGCTCGGGCAAGAGCACGCTCGCCCGGCTCATCGCAGGCTTCGACGAACCGGCCGCGGGCGGCGTGCGCATCGGGGGCGTTCCCGCGCACGTGGCGCGGTCGGGCGGGCGCCCAGCCGCGCTGCTCGTTGCGCAGGAGACGCACCTGTTCGCGGGCACCGTCGGCGACAACGTCAGGATCGCGGCTCCCGGCGCGAGCGACCGCGAACTCGCCGCCGCCCTCGCCGAGGTCGGGTTCGATCTCGCGGCGGTGCCCGGAGGCCTCGACGGCACGCTCCCGCCGGCGGTGAGCCACCGGGAGGCGCAGCAGCTCGCCCTCGCCAGGGTGCTGCTCGCGGATCCGCCGGTCGTCGTGCTCGACGAGGCGGGCTCCCAGGCGGGCTCGGACGCCGCGCTCGCCACGGCGATGCGGCGCGTGAGCGCCGGTCGCACCGCCGTCGTCATCGCCCACCACCTCGACCAGGTGCGCGGCGCCGACCGCGTGGTCGTGCTGGAGCAGGGGTGCGTCATCGAGCAGGGGGAACCCGGCGAACTCCTCGAGCGGCCGGACGGCGCGTTCGCCCGGCTGTGGCGCATGGCGCAGTGGGCTGAGGAGTAGCCGCGACCGGCCCGGCGCGCACCGCAAATTCAACGAATGCAAAGATCTGATCACGAAGTGGTGAAGGATTTTTGTGACATTTGGTGCGCGACTAGCGTCGTATAGGTGAGGTTATCAATTCATGGCGCGCCATCTCGGCGGGCCGGGAGGAGAAGAAATCACCATGGCTAACGCAACACCCACGCAGGCACCCAGCAAGTCACCGAGCGCCCAGGCGGTCGAGGGCAAGACGACCATCGACGATGGCGTCGTCGCGAAGATCGCCGGAATCGCCGCACGCGAGATCCAGGGCGTGTACGCGCTCGGCGGCGGCGCGGCACGCGTGGTCGGGGCGATCCGGAACGTCCTGAACACCACCGATCTCGCGCAGGGCATCAACGTCGAGGTTGGCGAAACCCAGGTCGCCGTCGACGTCACGATCGTCGCCGAGTACCCGGTGTCGCTGCAGCGGGTCGCGCAGGAGGTGCGCGAGTCCATCGCGAAGGCGATGCACGAACTCGTCGGGATGGAGGTCGCCGAGGTCAACGTGACCGTGAACGACGTCCACATCGCCTCAGACGACGACGATGGCGACAGCGACGCAGAAGAAGCGCGAGTACAGTGAGCCCGGCAGCGGTGGGGGCCGCCGCCGGCGCCGTGCTCGCCCTCACCTGGATCATCCTGGGGTTCTGGGCCTGCGTGTTCGTGGCCGCCGCGATGGCGGTCGGCACGCTCGTCGGCCGGGTCATTGACGGCAGGATCGACGTGCGCGCCCTCGCGCGGGCGCTCCGCGGGAGGGGATCGTCGTGACACGCGACCGGCCCGTGCCCGGCCGCACCGTGATCACCGCACGCGCACTCGAGCGGCTCGCCGTCGGGGCCGCCCGCGGCGCCGAGGCCTGGCGTGATGCCGCAGCGAGCCCCCGGGCGGTCGGCGTGAAGCTCGCCGACGACGCCGGAGACCTGCGCGCGAGCGTGCAGATCGACCTCACGCTCGGCCGCGCGCCCGAACCACTTCTCCCGCTCGGTGACGCCGTGCGCGCGGCCATGATCGCGCAGCTGTCGGCGCTCGGCGGCAGAAGCGTGTCACGCGTGGACGTGAGATTTTCGGCGGGAGGCCGGGCGACCGAACGGAGGGTGGCGTGACTGCGAACACATCGTTTCTGCCGCACTACCGCCGGCTGCTCCGGCGAGAAACCCACGCCGCCCGGACCGGGTGGGCGACAGTGGCGGCAGTGCTCGTCGGCGTGACCGCCCTCGTCGCGTTTGTCGTGAGTATCTGGGTGCTGCTCGAACCGGGCCTCGACCGCCGCCTCGCCGCAGCGGTCGGCAGCTGGGTGGGTGGCGACGCCACGCCGCGCGTCGCCCTCGCAGCCGGAGCCGGCGTCGCGCTTGTCGCGCTCGTCTTCGTGGTCCTCGCGTGCGTGCCCGGCCGCCGGCCGCGGCAGCGGCGGGTGGCACCCAGGACGGCGATCCTGATCGACGACCAGGTGCTCGCCAACGCGACCGCGGACGCCGTCGCCCGTGACAGCGGCGTGCCGCGAGACCGGATTACCGTCGACGCGCAGCGCGGCCGCGTCCGCGTCAGGGTGACCCCGACGAGCGGGGTGCCGCTCGCCGAGACCACCGTCCGCGAGGCCGCGGCGGCCGTGTGGGAGGCCGCCGGCATCCCCGCCAGTGTGCGCGTCACGATCGCCGCTCGAGGGGTGGTGGCATGAACGACGTCTCACGCATCCTCAACCGCGTCGTGCTGCTGCTCGTCGGGTGCCTGATCGCGGCAGCGGGCGCCGCCCTCGCGCTGTGGGCGCAGTGGCCGAACGCGCTGCCGCCCTGGCTGACCGAAGCGGGCGCGCGCGCCGTCGAACGCGCGCATCAGCTGACGATCTGGGGCGCACGCGCCCTCGGGCTCGACGAGCGGCTGAGCGTGGCAGCCTCCGTGCTCATCGCCTCGCTCGTCGTGCTGCTCGCGGTCGTCTGGTTCGTCGCGACGCGACGGACACAGCGCCCCTCCGTCGCGCTCACCGCGGGCGGGCCCGCCGGCCGCACCGAGATCGATCCGGGGCTCGCGACGCTCGCGCTCGCCGGCCCGCTCCGGGATCGGCGCGACGTCACCTCGGCGCGGGTCAGCCTGCACCGGGTGCGGCGCGTCACCACGATCCGGCTCGCCGTCACCGTCCGCCGCGGCGCCCGCCTCGACGAGGTGATTTCGGCCGCCGAGGCCGCAGTCGCGGACTGGGACGTGCTCGCAGGGGTGCGCATGCCGGTGCTCCTGCACCTCGAGGGACCCGGGCTGACAGGCAGGCTGCGTGCCGAAATGAGGGCCACGTGATCCGCGAGGCCGCCGGGTGGCCTGCCGGCGGCCCCAGCGGATCCCTCGACGCGGCGGACGACCGGATCGTCGCTGGCCGGGCCGTGGACGGCGACACCGCTGCCTTCGCCGTGCTGGTGCGCCGGTTCACGCCGCTCATGCGCGCCTACGCCCGCAGGATGCTGAACGGCAGCGCGGACGTCGACGACGTCGTGCAGGAGTCCTTCATCACCGCATGGGAACGGCTGCCGGAGCTCACCGATCTCGAACGGGTGAAGAGCTGGCTCATGCGTATCACCAGCCGCAAGGCGATCGACAGGCTCCGGCGTGACCGGGCACACGTCGACCTCGCCGACGTTGATCCGGAGGGGCCAGCATCCGCGACCCCGCCGCAGCAGGCGCAGGC
Protein-coding regions in this window:
- a CDS encoding Asp23/Gls24 family envelope stress response protein, whose product is MANATPTQAPSKSPSAQAVEGKTTIDDGVVAKIAGIAAREIQGVYALGGGAARVVGAIRNVLNTTDLAQGINVEVGETQVAVDVTIVAEYPVSLQRVAQEVRESIAKAMHELVGMEVAEVNVTVNDVHIASDDDDGDSDAEEARVQ
- a CDS encoding ABC transporter ATP-binding protein, with amino-acid sequence MGAKNLGRADEPAGGGSAVGAGVSGLLPTSSAAAAAKLGLRLLWRQRWLLLATVTLLLLGTAAMLLVPPLLGAVVDAVIAGEPFTRVLWLGVAIAGAGVTAAALEGIGGVLLVRCLQHALAALREDVFDAALNLPLRRVEAAGDADVISRVTNDVEAVTEAIAGVIPLCARAVFTIVLTLVGMAALDPWLALAALVAVPIQIASTRAFMRRSRPLYARLRREEAERGRAFVEAVAGAETVRAYGTAEEHLTAIARASDTAVRTHRETGKARNIFIGGLNGAEFVGLAAVLAVGFVRATAAGLSVGAVTAGALYFHRLFNPIGDLLGSMDDLQRALAGLQRLTGVVIAGAEARADTFAGAGSSEIADGAVEVLGVSFRYGAQTRRAALQGVDLSIPAGATVALIGTSGSGKSTLARLIAGFDEPAAGGVRIGGVPAHVARSGGRPAALLVAQETHLFAGTVGDNVRIAAPGASDRELAAALAEVGFDLAAVPGGLDGTLPPAVSHREAQQLALARVLLADPPVVVLDEAGSQAGSDAALATAMRRVSAGRTAVVIAHHLDQVRGADRVVVLEQGCVIEQGEPGELLERPDGAFARLWRMAQWAEE
- a CDS encoding DUF2273 domain-containing protein, with amino-acid sequence MSPAAVGAAAGAVLALTWIILGFWACVFVAAAMAVGTLVGRVIDGRIDVRALARALRGRGSS
- a CDS encoding RNA polymerase sigma factor, with protein sequence MIREAAGWPAGGPSGSLDAADDRIVAGRAVDGDTAAFAVLVRRFTPLMRAYARRMLNGSADVDDVVQESFITAWERLPELTDLERVKSWLMRITSRKAIDRLRRDRAHVDLADVDPEGPASATPPQQAQARSLVEALGDALETLPAAQRETWLLREVGELSYDDIAGELGLPLATVRGLLARARKALIVRMEQWR
- a CDS encoding ABC transporter transmembrane domain-containing protein, which produces MARRRAVAREASPHPVPNLLRVALAGDKRDRKLALATLGLMLHQAGEAAVPILIGVVIDRAIAPGNLSALLLWLGVLGAVFLVLSLSYQRSVLAMVSVFGYGEHDLRLLAARRALHPRGLRTARHPGELLSIATSDTGRVAGIAWSIAQQAATLMAVAAATIALLVISVPLGIGVAVGAVAVLFVMQWLARPLERAGATEQQAVASASEVATDALAGLRVLHGLGAQAEMVRKYRGASVASRDAGIAAARLLVTYQAVSTTVSVLYLAGLALAAGWLAVRGEITPGQLVTVVGLAQFLQGSLAHVGTFGANWAHKRASARRLRALLEEDYALGAGTVGAVEALDTAAAAGALLEWDAPSGETLRVNVDDGLVGVRVRTAAEARTAAATLGFRRDPAPGELRLGGLCACDLGPECVARRIVAPPHDAALFTGSLRANVARDGCLLQRPINAAALADVVDHLGDADEEIGAGGRRLSGGQRQRVLLARALHTPGDVVVLDEPTSALDPLTEQRVAESLARLGRPVVVVTASRTLLAACSRVVDGRCREPERTCCTAAGTGSAGAACCALGAR